The Neodiprion fabricii isolate iyNeoFabr1 chromosome 4, iyNeoFabr1.1, whole genome shotgun sequence genome window below encodes:
- the LOC124179748 gene encoding uncharacterized protein LOC124179748 isoform X2, giving the protein MADTSSSHTTSDYCNECFSDISSENSWLECAVVGQKPCSLHRRSKKNILQKLFNREIRGCLSAHSYASEEKLFMSIPSWRHLSLTHVFPKSALAAGHIVMGLTQCGQFILTYTYNIEVVGYGSSYKYLLHWWSFIPNHFARKVAEVTLFGNYTIHRDLNIVISQWPTERNKLVVHGVCIDSMRLQPTDRAYLTITTVPSLQNCKDCLKVAASYEEEDLGSNWDGCMRCSCLLHGLTVHTTYEVISPYPRFRAAVCLKYWNHVVVNTGNFLHVLRVDLYTAKSKFQKNSERNDSVVVDTVPLDASDVEELDESKTECSDSSEEKIGMLDNITVDQFSKCESTIGSPFTDDINRYEEQYCSEIRVNTSSSNQSDCICDIIRPSVNISGKGCECLNGNECKCESNSSTSRSELAISVRDKILQDFCEDMSQELNIGSDLITLVKHPSCSPMSPPQRLPSDHRHLTWSSAMLNPPSDILRTRNSDSSHKLPRTQRPSSPQPSVSQDSSSVSITSLNSPLHTLSISPTSSCSSRLMSSPTTRWFRHLSPRKRANLQSPPPILPPTPPRPRPTHKLTLEAEKAYEFTDEAHETCEKLSSFRKRRLADKKYEFCDEAEDAENIVPFKHLRDQSKHRTCSIHQLTSPVTSPVLPNTRRRRIDSDHSDVSEFNSIQDITSLSDFQSIETAEKYVLRPLNQNQLSYSAAHRDKTNKICANVSPLVPKVTFQYPTVKCTAHFKRSYIELDDEMVSVITDVEDDETGGYVSYQCVLPMNVHGSGYTQMQMINNSKAEKMPVPHVLVNQLSFDIETFSHHIADWLCTRFGKRYWHCSDYDIEIIDVCALSGDVICLLIMKIEASELSSQSQCYQERKQYEVGCKFTWNIDSNQYRITNVLPLIETKSKLHKRYIWNPTKLMASQMREKMQQPYAHTVRFLQNVMAFAGESITRLHDFDNLVELFITPLPDSPTICIIIFRNLLPRHTSLST; this is encoded by the exons ATGGCGGATACATCGTCCTCTCACACTACCTCAGACTATTGCAACGAATGTTTTTCCGATATCTCGTCTGAAAACTCGTGGTTGGAATGCGCCGTTGTTGGCCAAAAGCCTTGCTCGCTTCATCGACGAAGCAAGAAGAATATATTGCAGAAACTGTTCAATCGAGAG ATCAGGGGATGTTTGTCTGCCCACAGTTATGCCTctgaggaaaaattatttatgtcCATACCGTCATGGAGACATTTGTCATTGACACATGTTTTTCCAAAATCAGCCCTAGCTGCCGG GCATATCGTTATGGGACTGACGCAGTGTGGGCAATTCATATtgacatatacatacaatattgAAGTTGTTGGATATGGTTCGTCATATAAGTATTTGCTACACTGGTGGTCGTTCATCCCGAATCATTTTGCTAGAAAAGTAGCTGAAGTAACACTTTTTGGGAACTATACTATACACAGGGACCTTAATATCGTAATCTCCCAATGGCCTACAGAAAGGAATAAGCTGGTTGTACATGGTGTATG CATTGATTCAATGCGCCTGCAGCCAACAGATAGAGCTTATCTTACTATAACGACGGTACCTTCCCTTCAAAATTGCAAGGATTGTTTAAAAGTAGCGGCATCTTATGAAGAAGAAG ATTTGGGCAGTAACTGGGACGGATGCATGCGATGCAGTTGTTTGTTGCATGGCCTTACAGTTCACACAACTTACGAGGTCATTTCGCCATATCCAAGGTTTCGAGCTGCAGTGTGTTTGAAATACTGGAATCACGTTGTTGTTAATACGGGAAACTTTTTACATgtgctcagagtagatttgtaTACTGCTAAATCTAAATTTCAGAAGAACAGTGAAAGAAATGACTCAGTAGTCGTGGATACGGTTCCATTAGACGCTAGTGACGTTGAAGAATTAGATGAATCTAAAACTGAGTGTTCGGATAGTTCCGAAGAGAAAATTGGTATGTTAGATAATATAACTGTtgaccaattttcaaaatgtgaaTCCACAATAGGTTCTCCTTTCACAGACGATATAAATAGATATGAAGAACAATACTGTAGTGAAATACGTGTCAATACCTCAAGCAGTAATCAAAGTGACTGTATCTGTGATATCATCAGGCCTAGTGTTAATATAAGTGGAAAAGGATGCGAGTGCTTAAATGGAAACGAGTGCAAGTGTGAAAGTAACAGTTCTACCTCCAGATCAGAGTTGGCAATATCTGTTAGAGACAAAATATTACAGGATTTTTGCGAGGATATGTCTCAAGAGTTGAATATTGGAAGTGATTTGATTACTCTGGTTAAACATCCTTCATGCTCTCCAATGTCGCCACCTCAGCGACTTCCCTCCGATCATCGACATTTGACCTGGTCGTCCGCGATGCTCAATCCACCGTCGGATATTCTAAGGACACGCAATTCGGATTCTAGTCATAAACTGCCTCGTACTCAACGCCCCAGCTCTCCGCAGCCTAGCGTCTCTCAGGATAGCTCAAGCGTCAGTATAACTTCGTTGAACTCTCCTCTTCACACGCTTTCTATAAGCCCAACATCATCGTGTTCGTCACGTTTGATGTCTTCTCCGACGACACGATGGTTCCGCCATTTAAGCCCCCGAAAAAGGGCAAATCTGCAATCCCCACCACCAATTCTACCTCCCACACCACCTAGACCACGACCGACGCATAAACTTACTCTGGAAGCTGAAAAAGCTTATGAATTTACAGACGAAGCACATGAAACATGTGAAAAATTGAGCTCATTTAGAAAGCGTCGTCTGGCTGACAAAAAGTATGAGTTCTGTGATGAGGCTGAAGATGCAGAAAATATTGTTCCTTTCAAACATCTTAGGGACCAATCAAAGCATCGCACATGCTCCATACACCAACTGACATCACCTGTGACCTCTCCTGTATTACCAAATACCAGGCGGCGTAGAATTGATTCTGATCACAGCGATGTTAGTGAATTTAATTCCATTCAGGATATTACTTCACTATCTGATTTCCAGAGTATTGAGACag CTGAAAAATACGTTCTGCGACCATTAAATCAAAATCAACTGTCGTACTCTGCTGCCCATCGAGACAAGACAAATAAGATATGTGCAAATGTATCGCCGTTGGTTCCTAAAGTCACATTTCAGTATCCAACTGTAAAATGTACGGCACACTTCAAACGCAGCTACATAGAACTTGATGATGAAATGGTCTCTGTTATCACAGATGTAGAAG ACGATGAAACTGGAGGGTACGTAAGCTATCAGTGTGTACTTCCAATGAATGTACATGGATCTGGATATACTCAAATGCAGATGATAAACAATAGTAAAGCTGAAAAGATG CCGGTACCACATGTATTGGTAAATCAGTTGAGTTTTGATATTGAAACGTTCTCTCATCACATAGCAGATTGGCTCTGTACGAGATTTGGTAAAAGGTACTGGCACTGTAGCGATTACGacattgaaattattgatGTTTGTGCATTGAGTGGAGACGTGATTTGTCTTcttataatgaaaatcgaagCTAGCGAGCTTAGTAGTCAGTCTCAGTG CTACCAAGAAAGAAAGCAATATGAAGTTGGCTGTAAATTTACATGGAATATTGATTCGAATCAATATCGAATCACGAACGTCCTTCCATTGATAGAGACAAAGTCAAAACTGCACAAACGCTACATCTGGAACCCGACAAAGTTGATGGCTTCACAAATGCGTGAAAAGATGCAACAACCGTATGCTCACACTGTTCGATTTCTTCAGAATGTAATGGCGTTTGCAG gGGAATCCATTACGAGGCTTCATGATTTCGACAACCTTgtagaattatttattacacccTTACCTGACTCTCCAACGAT ATGTATCATCATTTTCAGGAACTTATTGCCTCGGCACACAAGTTTGAGCACATAG
- the LOC124179748 gene encoding uncharacterized protein LOC124179748 isoform X1: MADTSSSHTTSDYCNECFSDISSENSWLECAVVGQKPCSLHRRSKKNILQKLFNREIRGCLSAHSYASEEKLFMSIPSWRHLSLTHVFPKSALAAGHIVMGLTQCGQFILTYTYNIEVVGYGSSYKYLLHWWSFIPNHFARKVAEVTLFGNYTIHRDLNIVISQWPTERNKLVVHGVCYFLLSIDSMRLQPTDRAYLTITTVPSLQNCKDCLKVAASYEEEDLGSNWDGCMRCSCLLHGLTVHTTYEVISPYPRFRAAVCLKYWNHVVVNTGNFLHVLRVDLYTAKSKFQKNSERNDSVVVDTVPLDASDVEELDESKTECSDSSEEKIGMLDNITVDQFSKCESTIGSPFTDDINRYEEQYCSEIRVNTSSSNQSDCICDIIRPSVNISGKGCECLNGNECKCESNSSTSRSELAISVRDKILQDFCEDMSQELNIGSDLITLVKHPSCSPMSPPQRLPSDHRHLTWSSAMLNPPSDILRTRNSDSSHKLPRTQRPSSPQPSVSQDSSSVSITSLNSPLHTLSISPTSSCSSRLMSSPTTRWFRHLSPRKRANLQSPPPILPPTPPRPRPTHKLTLEAEKAYEFTDEAHETCEKLSSFRKRRLADKKYEFCDEAEDAENIVPFKHLRDQSKHRTCSIHQLTSPVTSPVLPNTRRRRIDSDHSDVSEFNSIQDITSLSDFQSIETAEKYVLRPLNQNQLSYSAAHRDKTNKICANVSPLVPKVTFQYPTVKCTAHFKRSYIELDDEMVSVITDVEDDETGGYVSYQCVLPMNVHGSGYTQMQMINNSKAEKMPVPHVLVNQLSFDIETFSHHIADWLCTRFGKRYWHCSDYDIEIIDVCALSGDVICLLIMKIEASELSSQSQCYQERKQYEVGCKFTWNIDSNQYRITNVLPLIETKSKLHKRYIWNPTKLMASQMREKMQQPYAHTVRFLQNVMAFAGESITRLHDFDNLVELFITPLPDSPTICIIIFRNLLPRHTSLST; the protein is encoded by the exons ATGGCGGATACATCGTCCTCTCACACTACCTCAGACTATTGCAACGAATGTTTTTCCGATATCTCGTCTGAAAACTCGTGGTTGGAATGCGCCGTTGTTGGCCAAAAGCCTTGCTCGCTTCATCGACGAAGCAAGAAGAATATATTGCAGAAACTGTTCAATCGAGAG ATCAGGGGATGTTTGTCTGCCCACAGTTATGCCTctgaggaaaaattatttatgtcCATACCGTCATGGAGACATTTGTCATTGACACATGTTTTTCCAAAATCAGCCCTAGCTGCCGG GCATATCGTTATGGGACTGACGCAGTGTGGGCAATTCATATtgacatatacatacaatattgAAGTTGTTGGATATGGTTCGTCATATAAGTATTTGCTACACTGGTGGTCGTTCATCCCGAATCATTTTGCTAGAAAAGTAGCTGAAGTAACACTTTTTGGGAACTATACTATACACAGGGACCTTAATATCGTAATCTCCCAATGGCCTACAGAAAGGAATAAGCTGGTTGTACATGGTGTATG TTACTTTCTTCTCAGCATTGATTCAATGCGCCTGCAGCCAACAGATAGAGCTTATCTTACTATAACGACGGTACCTTCCCTTCAAAATTGCAAGGATTGTTTAAAAGTAGCGGCATCTTATGAAGAAGAAG ATTTGGGCAGTAACTGGGACGGATGCATGCGATGCAGTTGTTTGTTGCATGGCCTTACAGTTCACACAACTTACGAGGTCATTTCGCCATATCCAAGGTTTCGAGCTGCAGTGTGTTTGAAATACTGGAATCACGTTGTTGTTAATACGGGAAACTTTTTACATgtgctcagagtagatttgtaTACTGCTAAATCTAAATTTCAGAAGAACAGTGAAAGAAATGACTCAGTAGTCGTGGATACGGTTCCATTAGACGCTAGTGACGTTGAAGAATTAGATGAATCTAAAACTGAGTGTTCGGATAGTTCCGAAGAGAAAATTGGTATGTTAGATAATATAACTGTtgaccaattttcaaaatgtgaaTCCACAATAGGTTCTCCTTTCACAGACGATATAAATAGATATGAAGAACAATACTGTAGTGAAATACGTGTCAATACCTCAAGCAGTAATCAAAGTGACTGTATCTGTGATATCATCAGGCCTAGTGTTAATATAAGTGGAAAAGGATGCGAGTGCTTAAATGGAAACGAGTGCAAGTGTGAAAGTAACAGTTCTACCTCCAGATCAGAGTTGGCAATATCTGTTAGAGACAAAATATTACAGGATTTTTGCGAGGATATGTCTCAAGAGTTGAATATTGGAAGTGATTTGATTACTCTGGTTAAACATCCTTCATGCTCTCCAATGTCGCCACCTCAGCGACTTCCCTCCGATCATCGACATTTGACCTGGTCGTCCGCGATGCTCAATCCACCGTCGGATATTCTAAGGACACGCAATTCGGATTCTAGTCATAAACTGCCTCGTACTCAACGCCCCAGCTCTCCGCAGCCTAGCGTCTCTCAGGATAGCTCAAGCGTCAGTATAACTTCGTTGAACTCTCCTCTTCACACGCTTTCTATAAGCCCAACATCATCGTGTTCGTCACGTTTGATGTCTTCTCCGACGACACGATGGTTCCGCCATTTAAGCCCCCGAAAAAGGGCAAATCTGCAATCCCCACCACCAATTCTACCTCCCACACCACCTAGACCACGACCGACGCATAAACTTACTCTGGAAGCTGAAAAAGCTTATGAATTTACAGACGAAGCACATGAAACATGTGAAAAATTGAGCTCATTTAGAAAGCGTCGTCTGGCTGACAAAAAGTATGAGTTCTGTGATGAGGCTGAAGATGCAGAAAATATTGTTCCTTTCAAACATCTTAGGGACCAATCAAAGCATCGCACATGCTCCATACACCAACTGACATCACCTGTGACCTCTCCTGTATTACCAAATACCAGGCGGCGTAGAATTGATTCTGATCACAGCGATGTTAGTGAATTTAATTCCATTCAGGATATTACTTCACTATCTGATTTCCAGAGTATTGAGACag CTGAAAAATACGTTCTGCGACCATTAAATCAAAATCAACTGTCGTACTCTGCTGCCCATCGAGACAAGACAAATAAGATATGTGCAAATGTATCGCCGTTGGTTCCTAAAGTCACATTTCAGTATCCAACTGTAAAATGTACGGCACACTTCAAACGCAGCTACATAGAACTTGATGATGAAATGGTCTCTGTTATCACAGATGTAGAAG ACGATGAAACTGGAGGGTACGTAAGCTATCAGTGTGTACTTCCAATGAATGTACATGGATCTGGATATACTCAAATGCAGATGATAAACAATAGTAAAGCTGAAAAGATG CCGGTACCACATGTATTGGTAAATCAGTTGAGTTTTGATATTGAAACGTTCTCTCATCACATAGCAGATTGGCTCTGTACGAGATTTGGTAAAAGGTACTGGCACTGTAGCGATTACGacattgaaattattgatGTTTGTGCATTGAGTGGAGACGTGATTTGTCTTcttataatgaaaatcgaagCTAGCGAGCTTAGTAGTCAGTCTCAGTG CTACCAAGAAAGAAAGCAATATGAAGTTGGCTGTAAATTTACATGGAATATTGATTCGAATCAATATCGAATCACGAACGTCCTTCCATTGATAGAGACAAAGTCAAAACTGCACAAACGCTACATCTGGAACCCGACAAAGTTGATGGCTTCACAAATGCGTGAAAAGATGCAACAACCGTATGCTCACACTGTTCGATTTCTTCAGAATGTAATGGCGTTTGCAG gGGAATCCATTACGAGGCTTCATGATTTCGACAACCTTgtagaattatttattacacccTTACCTGACTCTCCAACGAT ATGTATCATCATTTTCAGGAACTTATTGCCTCGGCACACAAGTTTGAGCACATAG